TTCCCCCAAGCTTGGCATAAACACGATCATCGAAAGCTTTCAAATCAATGTTCAATGCGTGAATTGATTGAAGTAACAATTTAAGAGGTTCTTTCTCAATCATACCGTTCGTAACGAGAACGTTATAGAGTCCCTCCTTAGCTGCAACCCTTGAAGTGTCCAGTACAAACTCGTACCAGATGAACGGTTCATTGTACGTGTAAGCTATACCCCTTGAGCCTCTACTTTGAGCTATGGAAACCAACTGCTGAGGAGATACACGCTTCGTTGGTGCAACTTGCTGGGAGATTTCCCAGTTTTGACAGTAGAAACATTTCATATTGCACCCAAAGGTACCGACGGAGAGTATGAGTTCAGCAGGATTGAAATGGTACAGAGGTTTCTTTTCTATGGGATCTAGGGCTATTGAAGTTATTTGACCATAATTTAAGGTTTCCATAACTCCGTCTTGATTTCGTCTCGCAAGGCAAAAGCCAATTTGTCCTTCGTCCAGCACACAATGATGGGGACAAAGTTCACACTTAATTCGGTTATTCTCTAATGTAGAAAAATAAAGTGCCATCCTTTGCACTTGACCACCTCTCAATGATACCTCTCAACTGTGAATCTGTACACATCGAATCTCTCGCGTTCGGAGATACCTGCCTTCCTCAAAGCTATTTGAATCTGCTGTTCGACGGTGTCCACCCCTGGTAGATCTGGCAACAGAAGCCCCCTTTTGTAACCACTCACGACGATCACACCATATTTCTTTGGATCGAGCTGACTCAAATCTTTAACTTTCTCAGGTTCGCTCAAGATATCTACCGTTACATCTATTTGATCGAGCTCATCCTCAGCCACTGGCGGAAACCTGGGATCTTCCGTTGCCGCAGCGATTGCATTATCCCTCACTTCAATTGCCAGATTCGCTTTCGTGGGCATAAAGGTACCGATACATCCTCTCAAAGAACCATCGAGTAGATGGAGACTAACGAAAGCTCCTGCCCTGCGTAATAAGAGCGCTTCGGGCGCGCCATCTCGAATCGGATCTGCTATTTTTCCGTCTTTAATATAATTCTCAATACTCTTGATCGCCCACTTTACGAATGGATGGTTGCCTCTCATCCACTTTCACCTTCTTCAGAAGTTCATACACCTTAGAAATCGGCACTGGATCAACATCGCAAGAGAAGGCATGGCAAATTTTAGACTCATGTGTGAAAACCTGAACCAATTCTCGAGCCACCTTAAGGTAACATACCTTATCTTGCTCTTCAACCGTGAGGCAATTCAAAATTTTTTGTAACTGAACTATACACGTATCACCTACTCCTGGTAATTTTAAAGAGAAAGAATTTTCGCTTGTACATATGTTGAACAAAAATCCAAATCTCTCAAGGACTTTACCTAGGGATCTCGGTAATAAAACTGTGACCAACCGTTGAGGATGAATTTCTTTTGTCAAAACAAGCATACGCATCAGATAATTCAACACAGTGTGAATTCCCAAACCCCGACACGTTATACTCGAATCAGCAGAAGGGACATAAGCTACATTCATTCCTACAGAACAAAAACTGTAAGCCAATCGTAAAGCATCATCGTTTCCTATTACCAAAATTTTCTGCACAGATTCACGTTGAGCAATCTTAATGATTTCTTTTCTCACATTACTCAGGGACGACTCCAACATTTGTGAAAGATCTTGAATGTTCTCATTGAAATTCAACAACATCAAACCACTTCTGTTCAATTCCTTGAACAGCTCTTCAACACCTGGACAGATCCCTCCGACAATTGTCCCAATCATTAGCTTTCCCTTAATTTGAATTATAACTAAAAAAAGAAAGAAGGGCGGAAAATTCCGCCCCTCGATCTTTTCGACTGATTTTTCAAACAATTTGCGAGACCAATTTCCTTTCTTCTGAGAGAACCTCCGAAAAGTGCCTGCAACTTTCTGGTTTAATTTTTTTGATGAGATTCGTCAAAATTTTCTGCGGTCCTACCTCTATAAAGTTGTTGACACCAAGCACAATCATTCTTTCCACCGATTGGTACCACTTCACGGATCCGCTTATTTGGTTGAGTATATTCTCTTTGATCTCTTCAGGATCTGTGGTTTCCTTCGCAGTACTGTTCATCACGATTGGCCATCTCGGTCTTCTAAACTTTACACCTCTTATCTCTCTGGCCATTTTTTCTCTTGCTGACTCAAGCAATGGCGTGTGAAATGGTCCACTAACTTTCAACTCGATCACACGTTTTGCAATATTCCTCAATTTTTCTTGTGCTTTTCTCACTGATTCGACTGTGCCACTTATAACTGTCTGGTCTAGCGCGTTATAGTTTGCTATCCAAACCCCTTCCATATCGGAGATGATTTCCTCCACTTTCGCAACATCGAGACCTATCACAGCGATCATGCTACCAAGACCAGGTGGAACCGCCTGCGAGATATACTCTCCTCTTTTTCTCACCAGGTACAATCCCAACTCGAAGTCGTAAACGTCCGCTGCAGCCAGTGCTGTGTACTCACCCAGACTGTGCCCAGCCACGATACTTGGTACTATACTTCTCCTGATCAATTCATCGAAGGCCACATAACTGGCAAGATATATCGCAGGTTGAGCGTTCTCCGTAAGTTTCAAAACATCATCATCTGTGTTCATCAACTGATACATGTCTATTCCCAAAACTTCTTTCGCTCTCTCAAAGAAGTATTGAGCTCTCGGATAAGTCATGAATTCTTTCCCCATTCCAGAATATTGAGATCCCTGGCCGGGAAATATGAAAGCTAACATGATATCACCTCCCTACAGAGCTTTTCAACAGTTTCAAAGAACTCTTTCATAATCCGTTCGATCAACTCTTTCACCGTTGGTACATCCTCTATCAAACCACACACTTGGCCTGCCATGAAGGAACCAGAATCGATGTCCCCGTCGATCACCGCTCTTTTCAAACTACCCACCAAAATCATTTCTGCCTCTTCTGGGCTCTTCACTTCCAGATCACATACTTGTCTCGCAAATGGCGTCTTGAGAACGCGTGCCGGGTGACCAAGCTTTGCTCCCGTTACGACCGTGTCACGTATCGATGCACTCAGAATCCTTTTCTTGTAATTTTCATGCACTTCGGATTCAACTGTAGCGAGAAATCTTGTTCCCATTTGGATACCTTCAGCACCTAGCGCGAATGCAGCCGCCATGGCTCGCCCATCCGCAATTCCACCGGCTGCAATAACTGGTATTTTCACGGATCTAGCAACCTTGTTTACTAGCACGATCGTACTGACTTCTCCTATGTGCCCACCAGATTCCATGCCTTCCGCCACAACAGTATCAGCACCAGCTCTTTCAACTAGTTTTGCTAGAGAATCTGAAGCCACAACAACTGCAACTTTGATACCATGTTCTTTCAGCTTTTGTATGAACTTTGTAGGATTACCAGCCCCGAATGTGACCACGGGTACTTTCTCTTCTACAACGGTTTCCAAGAGTTCTTCTACGTACGGGGAAGCGAGCATTATATTCACACCAAACGGTTTGTTCGTCAAAGATTTGATCTTTTCGATTTCATCCCTCAACTGTTCTGCTCTCATAGCTCCAGAACCTATCACCCCCAAACCTCCAGCGTTAGAAACAGCAGCAGCCAATTTCGCTGTTCCAGCCCAAGCCATTCCACCCATGACGATGGGATAGTCGATTTCAAACAGTTCAGTCACCCTGTTCTTCATACTTTTTCACTCCCAATAAAAGTTCTGCGACGGCCACGGTTCTGTCATTCACCACAGCTTTAGCTTTCACCTTCACCACATTCAACTTTTTTTCGATTATCTCGATCTCGTACCTTAGAACATCACCTGGTTGAACTGGCAATTTGAACCTAGCGTTGTCTATTCCTAGAAAGAGCGGTATCAATTTTTCCTCAGGTTTCAACAATAACAACCCTGCGGTCTGCGCCATGCCCTCTATGATCATTACACCTGGATAAATGGGGTAGTTTGGGAAGTGACCCAGAAAAAATATTTCAGAAACAGTGATGTTCTTGACTGCCACGATTCGCTTTTCATCTTTTTCTATCACTTTGTCAACCAGTAATATAGGGAACCTGTGTGGCAGGATACGGAGTATTTCATTCACATTCAACCTTCATACCTCCCAATGACGATGGAAACATTGTGCCCCCCAAAACCGAAAGAGTTCTTAACGAAATTTTTGATGTTCAAACTCAACGGCTCCTTTCCAACAACATTGATTTTCACGTCGGGATCCTTTTCATCCAAGTTCGGCATAGCGTGGAGAAAATTTTCTTGCATTTCTAGAATCCCAATAACTGTCTCTGCAGCAGCCGCCGCACCAAGCAAGTGCCCCATGAGCGCTTTGGCACTGTTCACAAAAACGTTACTTCCAAAAACTCTTTCTATCGCTTTTGCTTCTGAAACATCTCCTGCAGGAGTACTCGTAGCGTGACAACTCACATATTGAACATCTCTCGGTGAAATCTTCGCATCTTCCAAGGCAAGCCTCATAGCTTTTTCTGCACCAACTCCATCAGGATCTGGGGCACTCATGTGATATGCATCATCGTTCATTCCAAATCCTTTTATCTCAGCGATTATGTTTGCTTTTCTCTCGAGCGCTATCTCTTCCGATTCGAGGATGAGAATAGCTCCTCCCTCTCCCATGACGAAACCATCGCGTTGAACATCGAACGGTCTAGAAGCTTTTTGAGGTTCATCGTTCCTCATCGAGAGAGCGCGCATACTTGCAAACCCAGCCAAGGGAAGAGGAGCAATGGTCGCTTCAGCGCCTCCCACGATAGCTACATCTGCATAACCATGTTTGATCAGCATGGCTCCAAGAGCTATGGAATGTCCCGAAGAGGCACATGCGCTCACCGGTGCGAAGTTGATACCCTTCAGTCCGTACTCAATTGAGATGATTCCAGACGCCATATTTATGAGCAACATAGGTATCAAAAATGGACTCACTTTCGAAGCCCCACCTGCGAGGAATTTGTTGTTCTCTACATCTAAAGTGATGAATCCTCCCATACCTGAGCTTACGAGTACCGCCGTCTTCTCAGAAAAGACAGATAGATCTATTCTTGATTGTTCTAAAGCTTCTTTGAAAGCGGCAAGAGCAAAATGGACAAACCTATCAGTTCTACGCGCAAGTTTTTTATCCATATATTTCTCAGGATCGAAATGCCTAACTTCGGCGGCAATTTTAACAGGGAGATTGCTCGCATCAAAGCTGCTGATTCGTTCAACAGCTACAACGGATCTCTTCATATTCATTGTCACTTCTTCCTTACCAATCCCCAACGGACAGACTATTCCCATTCCCGTGACCACAACGCGTCTCATATCGATCACTCCTTTGATTTGTACTTAGTTCCATGCGAATTATATTGAGCAAAGAAAAGGGCCGTCAAAGTGGCCCTTTTAGAATGAAAAAATATGATCTTGTTTTTTTAACACAACGAAAGCTTATTCCCAAATAATCCATTGAAACGCCTTTTCATACACCTGGAGTCAAACAATGAACTTCAGTTTTTATGGTCTATAAACCTTTTACCTCACCTTCTCTGCTGTTCGACGATGAGGTTTTGAACAAAACTACAGAGGATTATGCTTCCTTAGTTTACACTAAATACATTTTTTCTTCATATCTGATAAACCTCCACTTTCCGAGAACATGGTTCAAGGAAAACAACACTCGCTTTCTCAGCGATGTACCCACTACCATCGCCAGGGTTTATCAAAAGGCACTTACCGACCTCCTTGATATCGGTTTTATGTGTGTGACCATAGAAGATGAAATCATAATGTTGAGATTGCAATAAGGCATCCAGTGCAAAAGGTTCATGCATCATTGCTATTCTTCTCTCGCCAACCAAGAACTCAATTGGACCTTTCACGATCCGACCTGAGGACCTTTGGCTGAGAAGAAGTATTTCTCCGTCGTTGTTTCCAAAAACCCCATAGAATTCAGCATTGAATTTCAGAAACTTATTCAGAGAGAACGGAGAAACTATGTCACCGCAGTGAAAAATGTGTGTCACGTCACGTTTTCTTGCTTCTTCCAAGAACTTGTCGATGTTGTGCAAATTATCGTGTGTGTCAGAGATTATGAGCCACATTTTTTCACCCCCCGCACATTACATTTTAATCCGCAAAGAGAGCTAAACAATTTTGGTTGAAAGTACAGAAAGCTACTAACGTTGTGGTCAAAGAACTCAGGTTCACGGAATGGACTTCCAACCTGTTACTGTAGAGAATATAAAGATTCTGGCCTACAATTTTCATCGCTACTGGAAGGTTGGAACTGACTTGACTTAGCTGGTTACTATCAGTTCTTCCAAGATAGACTCCTTTACCAAATATTCCCAAGCAAAAGAGGTCTCCTGAAGCATCAACTAACCTCACATCGTTTTGAACGATTATGCTTCGAATAGGGTTAAGACCATTTTGATCACATCCATGAATTTCAACGAGGTAGTTGTTATTCCTGTAACAAGACACGAAAACCAAGCCACCACGTGCGAATATCCTTTGCGCGCCATCGATGTTTTTTGTATCGATCAGTTGTAGAGTTTCAGGGTTTAGTATTCGCACTGTTGTACCACTGAGAACTAACAAATGACGGTCGAGACTGATATAGGTTCCACTCATCTGAGTTGAGGTAGCATCGGCTAAGTTGTACAGATTGACCCTTCTCACCACATTGGATGCGATTTGAGCGAGGTATCTGTCATTCAAGTCAAAGTTGGAGGAGAACAACAAAAGATCGTGTCTCTGTGAACTAGTTATCTTCAGATCCTCGGTACTCAATCTCACCACCGAATTATTCGTAACAACAAACAGGTCATTCCCTACCGCTCGAACAGCCTTTATATCTCTTGAAACGTAGTTTGAAACTTTTTGTTCAACGCGTGATCCGTTGAGCCCACATCTAATCACATTTCCATCCTGCAAAGCTACAAAGATACGTGGGATATCTCTTACGACAGTGAACATCTTTGAAAAACCACTGTGCTTTCCTTCAAAGCTCACAACATTGAACACGTAATTGTACTCAGCATTCTCAACAACGTCTCTGTCCAGATAAAAAGTTTCTGTTCCTTCAAAGATCCTTATCCAATGATCTTCTTCTCCTTTATAGATTTGATACAGAGAAGCGCCTTCCACAGGCTCCCAGGAAATCAGAATGCCTTCTTCAACGTTCGTTAACGTAGCTGAAGAAACTGTCTTTATAAAGTCTGCTTCGATTATCACCTTTATATTCCCAAAATGATTCACAGTGAAAGAATACTTGTTCAACCTTCCTGGTTGTAGCTCAATCCCGAAGAAACCTTTCTCTGGCCAGACGAGCATCTGTCTTTCCATTTGATCATACAAAGTGAACTTCGCGTTCCATACGGCACTCGAAAGGTTCTCAAACTGAAAAGTGGCGATTCCATTCTGAAAATTTCTCTCCTCGATCCGTATATCGTTAGAATAACTCAGTTCCAATTTCACACGAGCAACTTCAGTTGAAACAACAGAAATATTGATTTGTAAGCCAGCGGTATTCAAAAGCATAGGTACATTCACCGTATTTTCCACGTTTGGAAGCACTTCCACCTGCGTTTGGCCGACGTATAGAACGTGGTCTTGATCGTCTTTCAGTGTAACCGAAACACTCCAAACACCTTTCTCGATGGATTGAAAACTAATATCACTCTGGCTTGGAAACTCAAAAGTTCGGGAAATAATCCTTGAACCTTTGCTGAGTATTATGACACCGTGACTTGGTCCCACTTCTGGTATAGCTTTAGGCATGGAAATCTTGACAACGAGAGTCCCTGTTTCCTCGCGCAACGAAAAAGTACATGAAGTGACCGCTAAAATCAAACAAAAAATGAGCAAGAAACAAGCCCTTGCCAAAATCAACACCCCCAACAAGTAGATGTTCGATCTAAATAGATGTTCGACCTATCGTGATTTTATCAACGATTGGAGCAAGTTATGGTCATTTTGTTTAATTATTTGACTGTTCAATGTTTTAACTGTATAATAGCTTTGGTGATGAATGTGGAAGGAAGAAAAATTGTGGAAGCCATTATCGAGTTGACCTTGACTTTTTCGAAAATGATCAAGTTTCATCCAGAACTAGAAAAATTGCGTGCAGTAGAGCTTTACACATTGTTCTATTTGCTCAGACATGGTCCATGCAAAATGAAAGATCTCGCCCAAGCCCTCTCCATGACGAAAGCGAACATTACACATTTGGTGGATGCTCTCGAACGGAAAGGTTTTGTTCAAAGAATCTTGAACGATTTGGATAGGAGGATCGTTCATGTTTATGTAACAAATTATGGGAAGAAGATTTACGATGAATTGATAGAAGAGTTGTCTAAGCTAGTCGAAAATGTCGCTTCTAAATTGAAACCGGCAGATTTAGTCATCATTTCACGAGGCTTCGAAAAATTCCTCGCAGAATTTTCTGGTTCTAAGGGGGGAACAAAATGATCGCTGTGACTGGTGGCACAGGGCATCTTGGAAATGTGCTCGTTCGAAAACTGGTCGAAACTGGTGAAAGAGTGAGAGTTTTGGTAGCACCTTTTGAGGACATCAAACCGTTGGAAGGTTTGAACGTAGAAATTGCAAGAGGCGATATAAGGGATCGAAACTTAATCAACAATTTTTGTGAAGGAGCAAGTATCGTTTTCCACCTAGCAGCAGTCATATCGATCTTTGGCAAGAATAATTTGGTCTACGACGTGAACGTGAACGGGACCAGAAACGTTATAGATTCCTGCTTGAGACATCGCTCAAGACTGGTCTATGTGAGTTCAGTTCACGCTTTTGCAGAGCTCCCTAAAGGTTCTCTCATCGATGAAACCGTACCGATAGATCCCAATAGGGTGACAGGGACGTATGCGAAATCCAAAGCGATTGCAACCAACTTAGTCTTAGAAGCAACCAAACGTGGTCTCGATGCCGTGATAATGTGTCCAACTGGCATCATAGGCCCGTACGATTGGCGCATATCTGAAATGGGTAATTTGTTGTTACTCCATTTGAGCGGAAAATTGAGAGTCCTAATGGAAGGTGGCTTCGATTTTGTGGATGTGCGAGATGTCGCAAACGCTTTGATAGTTGCTTCCAAAAAGGCAAAGAGTGGAGAAATTTTCATAATTGGTGGCACATACATAACTGTGCGCGCTCTGATCCAATTGCTCGATAAGATTGAACCGAAGCATTCTGTGAAATTGTTTTTGCCGATTTGGCTTGCTAGAATCATCTCCTATTTCACAACACTTGGTCGTTTCTTCGATAAAAAAGTGCCTCTCACACCCTATGCAGTGTTCACGCTCAGTAGGAACTATATCTACTCACATGCAAAAGCAGCAAGAGAGCTTAGCTACATACCAAGACCTATAGAAGACTCGTTGAGAGATACAATAATGTGGCTTAAATCTTCTTTTGATCTCACACTGAAGATCGCACACGATAGCATTTGATCATTACTCCTTGACTATCTTCATTATACGTTCGCGCAGTTGTGTTTCATAATCCGGCTGTATTTTTTCGTACTCTTGCTCGAACAAGGGTGAAGAGATCAAAAAATCGGCACTCGAACGGTTGATAGCCACTGGAATATTGTAAACTGTGGCGAGCCTTATCAAAGCTTTGATATCGACGTCGTGCGCGAGTGGTTCGAGTGGATCCCAAAAGAATATGAGGACATCTATCTCACCTTCAGCGATCTTCGCCCCTATTTGTTGATCGCCCCCAAGGGGTCCACTTTTGAACTTGTACACTTTCAACCCCGTTCTCTCCTCAATCAAGGTACCTGTCGTACCGGTGGCATACAGTTCGTGTTTGGATAGAGTACCTTTGTTGAACTCAACCCACTCAATCAAATCTTTCTTCATTCGATCGTGTGCAACCAGTGCTATTCTTTTTTTCTTTGAAAGCTTGATTCGTTGCAAATTCACCACCCCCACGGTTTTATTGTAAACTCGGGAAGTTAAAATTCAAATTGGGGTGAGAGGAATTGAATCGAAAGATAGCTATACTCTTCCTCATCATTACTGCAATATTGTGGAGTTTAGGAGGGTTACTCATAAAACTTGTGAACTGGAATCCCATCGCCATAGCTGCAGGTCGAAGCATCATATCTGCTCTTCTGATGCTCGCCTACGTGAGAAAACCTAAGTTTAACTGGAGTCGTGATCAAATACTTGCCGCCCTTTTTTACTTCGGTACAGTCACACTATTTGTGACAGCAAACAAGTTCACCACTGCTGCGAATGCCATACTCTTACAGTACGGTGCCCCAGTCTACGTTGCCATTTTCGCACCATTAATTCTGAAAGAGAAAACGAAAACTGCCGATTGGATCGCTATAGCTTTCGCTCTGTTTGGAATGACTCTGTTCTTTTTCGACGAACTTGAGGTCAAGAATTTGTTTGGTATAGTCATCGCCGTCGCAAGTGGTGTTTCATTCGCCTTGTACATCATCTTTATGAGAAAACAGAAAGATGCTTCGCCCATAGATTCAACGCTATTAGGAAATATTTTGACAGCGTTGGTTGGACTTCCATTCATATTCAGTCAAAGCTTTGAATTTCAAAACGTTCTAGGGATCGTCCTTCTTGGAACCGTGCAGCTCGGTCTTTCTTACATACTTTACTCCATAGCGATAAAATACGTCGAAGCACTTGAAGCGATACTGATTCCAATAATCGAACCGATACTCAATCCAATCTGGGTGTTCCTTGCATTCGGTGAGAAACCAGGAAGTTGGGCGTTGCTTGGTGGTATCATTGTTCTTTCTTCTGTTACGTTACGATACTCAGTGCCGCTGTTGGTAAGAAATTTCAACACAACAAAATGATCACAAAATGAGCAGTGTTACAAAAAGCAATCTAGAGAGGATTCATCTCTCACGTTGCTATTAGAGAAATTAAACTGTTTCCCTGACGATCCATTTACCACTGACCAGTTTGACTCCAAGATAAACGAACGGTGTATCGATCAACGCAATTATGAATTTCACCACATATTGAGAGAAAATCATCCTCAAAAGTACGTTCCCTGGTACAACATTAAAGAAAGCTATCGTTATGAACACACACGTGTCTATGAATTGTGAAACGATAGTGGAAAAGTTGTTCCTCATCCACAAGTATCTCCCTTCAGTGATTCTCTTCCACAAATGGAAAGCCCAAACATCATGAGTCTGTGAGA
This window of the Pseudothermotoga sp. genome carries:
- the amrS gene encoding AmmeMemoRadiSam system radical SAM enzyme gives rise to the protein MQRMALYFSTLENNRIKCELCPHHCVLDEGQIGFCLARRNQDGVMETLNYGQITSIALDPIEKKPLYHFNPAELILSVGTFGCNMKCFYCQNWEISQQVAPTKRVSPQQLVSIAQSRGSRGIAYTYNEPFIWYEFVLDTSRVAAKEGLYNVLVTNGMIEKEPLKLLLQSIHALNIDLKAFDDRVYAKLGGKLKAVQTTIEMCVKANVHVELTTLIVPGLNDDLGMLEEEFKWIASLDKSIPLHLSRYYPNYKSYAPATSVNFLIEAYQLAKKYLDFVYIGNLWDPEYEKTVCPDCGALSIVRRGYDVKIVGLDPEGRCSKCGRKIVRMF
- the amrA gene encoding AmmeMemoRadiSam system protein A, whose amino-acid sequence is MRGNHPFVKWAIKSIENYIKDGKIADPIRDGAPEALLLRRAGAFVSLHLLDGSLRGCIGTFMPTKANLAIEVRDNAIAAATEDPRFPPVAEDELDQIDVTVDILSEPEKVKDLSQLDPKKYGVIVVSGYKRGLLLPDLPGVDTVEQQIQIALRKAGISERERFDVYRFTVERYH
- the fabD gene encoding ACP S-malonyltransferase; the encoded protein is MLAFIFPGQGSQYSGMGKEFMTYPRAQYFFERAKEVLGIDMYQLMNTDDDVLKLTENAQPAIYLASYVAFDELIRRSIVPSIVAGHSLGEYTALAAADVYDFELGLYLVRKRGEYISQAVPPGLGSMIAVIGLDVAKVEEIISDMEGVWIANYNALDQTVISGTVESVRKAQEKLRNIAKRVIELKVSGPFHTPLLESAREKMAREIRGVKFRRPRWPIVMNSTAKETTDPEEIKENILNQISGSVKWYQSVERMIVLGVNNFIEVGPQKILTNLIKKIKPESCRHFSEVLSEERKLVSQIV
- the fabK gene encoding enoyl-[acyl-carrier-protein] reductase FabK translates to MKNRVTELFEIDYPIVMGGMAWAGTAKLAAAVSNAGGLGVIGSGAMRAEQLRDEIEKIKSLTNKPFGVNIMLASPYVEELLETVVEEKVPVVTFGAGNPTKFIQKLKEHGIKVAVVVASDSLAKLVERAGADTVVAEGMESGGHIGEVSTIVLVNKVARSVKIPVIAAGGIADGRAMAAAFALGAEGIQMGTRFLATVESEVHENYKKRILSASIRDTVVTGAKLGHPARVLKTPFARQVCDLEVKSPEEAEMILVGSLKRAVIDGDIDSGSFMAGQVCGLIEDVPTVKELIERIMKEFFETVEKLCREVISC
- the fabZ gene encoding 3-hydroxyacyl-ACP dehydratase FabZ, whose translation is MNVNEILRILPHRFPILLVDKVIEKDEKRIVAVKNITVSEIFFLGHFPNYPIYPGVMIIEGMAQTAGLLLLKPEEKLIPLFLGIDNARFKLPVQPGDVLRYEIEIIEKKLNVVKVKAKAVVNDRTVAVAELLLGVKKYEEQGD
- the fabF gene encoding beta-ketoacyl-ACP synthase II: MRRVVVTGMGIVCPLGIGKEEVTMNMKRSVVAVERISSFDASNLPVKIAAEVRHFDPEKYMDKKLARRTDRFVHFALAAFKEALEQSRIDLSVFSEKTAVLVSSGMGGFITLDVENNKFLAGGASKVSPFLIPMLLINMASGIISIEYGLKGINFAPVSACASSGHSIALGAMLIKHGYADVAIVGGAEATIAPLPLAGFASMRALSMRNDEPQKASRPFDVQRDGFVMGEGGAILILESEEIALERKANIIAEIKGFGMNDDAYHMSAPDPDGVGAEKAMRLALEDAKISPRDVQYVSCHATSTPAGDVSEAKAIERVFGSNVFVNSAKALMGHLLGAAAAAETVIGILEMQENFLHAMPNLDEKDPDVKINVVGKEPLSLNIKNFVKNSFGFGGHNVSIVIGRYEG
- a CDS encoding metallophosphoesterase — encoded protein: MWLIISDTHDNLHNIDKFLEEARKRDVTHIFHCGDIVSPFSLNKFLKFNAEFYGVFGNNDGEILLLSQRSSGRIVKGPIEFLVGERRIAMMHEPFALDALLQSQHYDFIFYGHTHKTDIKEVGKCLLINPGDGSGYIAEKASVVFLEPCSRKVEVYQI
- a CDS encoding MarR family transcriptional regulator translates to MNVEGRKIVEAIIELTLTFSKMIKFHPELEKLRAVELYTLFYLLRHGPCKMKDLAQALSMTKANITHLVDALERKGFVQRILNDLDRRIVHVYVTNYGKKIYDELIEELSKLVENVASKLKPADLVIISRGFEKFLAEFSGSKGGTK
- a CDS encoding NAD-dependent epimerase/dehydratase family protein, which codes for MIAVTGGTGHLGNVLVRKLVETGERVRVLVAPFEDIKPLEGLNVEIARGDIRDRNLINNFCEGASIVFHLAAVISIFGKNNLVYDVNVNGTRNVIDSCLRHRSRLVYVSSVHAFAELPKGSLIDETVPIDPNRVTGTYAKSKAIATNLVLEATKRGLDAVIMCPTGIIGPYDWRISEMGNLLLLHLSGKLRVLMEGGFDFVDVRDVANALIVASKKAKSGEIFIIGGTYITVRALIQLLDKIEPKHSVKLFLPIWLARIISYFTTLGRFFDKKVPLTPYAVFTLSRNYIYSHAKAARELSYIPRPIEDSLRDTIMWLKSSFDLTLKIAHDSI
- a CDS encoding methylglyoxal synthase; the encoded protein is MQRIKLSKKKRIALVAHDRMKKDLIEWVEFNKGTLSKHELYATGTTGTLIEERTGLKVYKFKSGPLGGDQQIGAKIAEGEIDVLIFFWDPLEPLAHDVDIKALIRLATVYNIPVAINRSSADFLISSPLFEQEYEKIQPDYETQLRERIMKIVKE
- a CDS encoding DMT family transporter, translating into MNRKIAILFLIITAILWSLGGLLIKLVNWNPIAIAAGRSIISALLMLAYVRKPKFNWSRDQILAALFYFGTVTLFVTANKFTTAANAILLQYGAPVYVAIFAPLILKEKTKTADWIAIAFALFGMTLFFFDELEVKNLFGIVIAVASGVSFALYIIFMRKQKDASPIDSTLLGNILTALVGLPFIFSQSFEFQNVLGIVLLGTVQLGLSYILYSIAIKYVEALEAILIPIIEPILNPIWVFLAFGEKPGSWALLGGIIVLSSVTLRYSVPLLVRNFNTTK